In Haloplanus rubicundus, one DNA window encodes the following:
- a CDS encoding universal stress protein: protein MPSQVLVPFDGTPQSEAALAFATEEWPDATFTLLYVIDPVTAGVAQRALPGSSETWYENARETARGCLDEARELVGRPVETRIEVGSPARVVVDVASEGPFDHVVLGSHGREGVSRILLGSVAEGVVRRSPVPVTVVR, encoded by the coding sequence ATGCCATCACAGGTCCTCGTTCCGTTCGACGGCACGCCCCAATCCGAGGCGGCGCTCGCCTTCGCCACCGAGGAGTGGCCGGACGCGACGTTCACCCTGTTGTACGTCATCGATCCGGTCACGGCGGGGGTCGCTCAACGCGCCCTCCCCGGCAGTTCGGAGACGTGGTACGAAAACGCCCGCGAGACGGCCCGTGGCTGCCTCGACGAGGCGCGGGAACTCGTCGGCCGCCCCGTCGAGACCCGTATCGAGGTGGGGAGTCCCGCCCGCGTCGTCGTCGACGTCGCGAGCGAGGGCCCGTTCGATCACGTCGTCCTCGGGAGCCACGGGCGGGAGGGCGTCTCCCGCATCCTGCTCGGAAGCGTCGCGGAAGGCGTCGTCCGCCGGTCGCCGGTGCCGGTGACCGTGGTCCGATAG
- a CDS encoding cupin domain-containing protein yields MERTTLADLEDRPHAEVFETRRPRTVRLSLDADERVPRHTHEGTNVVLHLLSGRLELTLDDETHTLDAGDLIRFSGEREVSPYAVEPSTAVVVFAPVES; encoded by the coding sequence ATGGAACGCACGACGCTCGCCGACCTGGAGGACCGCCCCCACGCCGAGGTGTTCGAGACGCGTCGCCCGCGGACGGTCCGGCTCTCGCTCGACGCCGACGAACGCGTCCCCCGGCACACCCACGAGGGGACGAACGTCGTCCTCCACCTGCTGTCTGGACGGCTGGAACTGACGCTCGACGACGAGACACACACTCTCGACGCCGGCGACCTGATCCGCTTCAGCGGCGAGCGGGAGGTGTCGCCGTACGCCGTCGAGCCGAGCACGGCCGTCGTCGTCTTCGCTCCGGTCGAGTCGTAA
- a CDS encoding ArsR family transcriptional regulator yields MDSAVLLDLLGNENRRRILRLLARKPCYVTEISEYLGVSPKAVIDHLRKLEEAGLVESHTDDQRRKYFHISRNLRLEVSVSPYGFGTKSAYPASPSLDMNGQCRHVSLDAPGETDDDVEDLAVAFDQLQALENELSLAQRWVYGRITEVMDRLNDHLGVDADSRFHAEVLAAVATGSKTTAEIVAAVDAPTDAVRGALNTLADRGLVSQQGDEWRIA; encoded by the coding sequence ATGGACTCGGCGGTACTACTCGATCTCCTCGGCAACGAGAACCGCCGGCGGATCCTGCGACTCCTCGCTCGAAAACCCTGCTACGTCACCGAGATCAGCGAGTATCTCGGCGTGAGTCCGAAGGCGGTGATCGACCACCTCCGGAAACTCGAAGAGGCCGGCCTCGTCGAGAGTCACACCGACGACCAGCGGCGGAAGTACTTCCACATCTCGCGGAACCTCCGGCTGGAGGTGAGCGTCTCGCCGTACGGCTTCGGCACCAAGAGCGCCTATCCGGCCAGCCCCAGCCTCGATATGAACGGGCAGTGTCGACACGTCTCGCTCGACGCTCCGGGCGAGACCGACGACGACGTGGAGGACCTCGCGGTGGCGTTCGACCAGTTACAGGCCCTGGAGAACGAACTCTCCCTCGCCCAGCGGTGGGTGTACGGCCGGATCACGGAGGTGATGGACCGGCTGAACGACCACCTCGGCGTCGACGCCGACAGTCGGTTCCACGCCGAGGTGCTCGCGGCGGTGGCGACGGGGTCGAAGACGACGGCGGAAATCGTCGCGGCCGTCGACGCCCCGACCGACGCGGTCCGGGGGGCGCTGAACACGCTCGCGGACCGGGGACTGGTCAGCCAGCAGGGCGACGAGTGGCGGATCGCCTGA